The DNA segment GATGGTGATCAGCAAGTCATTGCCGGCGCTATCGGTGTCGGTCGCACCGCCGCCCGCAAACTGCAAGACGGTCAGCGGCATCAGCAGCAGCGACGAGGCGAAGATCGGCGGAATGACGCCCGCGGTGTTGATCTTCAAGGGAAGGTGACTGCGCTCCTGCTGCATCATCCCGCGCGCGGTCTGGCGCTTGGGATATTGGATCAGGACGCGGCGCTGCGCACGCTCCATGAAGCAGATGAACAGGACGAGGACGATAACCGCGATGACGATGCCGAACACCAGCAGCGGATCCATCGTCCCGCTGCGACCGCCTTCGAACAGCTGCGCCAGCGTGCGCGGAAGCGAGGCGACGATGCCAGCCATGATGATCAGCGACACGCCGTTGCCGATACCGCGACTAGTGATCTGTTCGCCGACCCACATCAGGAACAGCGTCCCGCCGACAAGGCTGACGGTCGCCGCAACCCGGAACAGGAGGCCGGGTTCGACCACCGCGCCGATCCCCTGCGAAGCGCCGAGCCCCTCAAGGCCGACAGCAATGAAATAGCCCTGCACGGTAGTCAGCAGCACGGTGAGGTAGCGCGTATATTGGTTGAGCCGTTTGCGGCCGACCTCGCCTTCCTTCTTGAGCTGCTTCCACGGCTCATAGAGCGAGCCGCCGAGCTGAACGACGATCGAGGCGGTGATATAGGGCATGACGCCGAGCGCGATAATGCTCATCCGCTCCAGGCTGCCGCCCGAAAATGTGTTGAAGAAATCGATGACGCCGCCCTGCTGGGTTTGGAACAGCGAGGCCAGCGCGCGCGGGTCGATGCCCGGAATGGGAACGAACGACAGCAGCCGGAAGAGAACCAAAGCGCCGAGGGTAAACCACAGGCGCTTCTTGAGTTCGGTAGCCTTGGAGAAGCTTGCCAGCGAAATGTTGGCGGCCAGTTGTTCGGCTGCGGATGCCATCGATAATCCCTAGATAAAAGTCAGGCGGCGACGGGCACCTGCCCCCCGCCGCCCGATATAGTCACTGAAGGGCCGTTGCGAACCCCCCTTGCGACGGAAGGCTCAAGCCTTCTTCGCAGCAGCCTTGGCGGTGCCCTTCTTGGCAGCAGCCAGGGCAGCCGGATCCTTGCGCTCGACGATCTCGACCGAACCCCCAGCCTTTTCGACCGCATCCAGCGCACCTTTCGACGCACCGGCAACCTTGAAGCTTGCCTTGGTCTTGAGTTCGCCCTTGGCGAGAAGCCGGACGCCGTCCTTGCCGCCGCGCGCCAGGCCGGCGGCTTTCAGCGCATCATGGTCGAGCATCTTCTTGGCGTCGAGCTTGCCGGCGTCGATCATCTTCTGGACCGCGCCGAGGTTCACCTCCGCGAAATCCTTGGCGAAGATGTTGTTGAAGCCGCGCTTCGGCAGCCGCATGTGGAGCGGCATCTGGCCGCCTTCGAAGCCCTTGATGGAGACGCCCGAGCGGCTCTTCTGGCCCTTCTGGCCGCGACCGGCGGTCTTGCCCAGACCCGAGCCGATGCCGCGGCCGACACGGACGCGACCCTTGCGGGCGCCGTCGTTGTCACGAAGTTCGTTCAGTTTGATGGTCATGGTTGCACTCGCTTTCGCTTTTGTCGCGCATGAAGCCGGACAACATGCGCTGCCCGGCCCCAATACAGTTTGGTTAGTCTTCGACCTTGAGGAGGTGCGCGACCTTGCGCACCTGGCCGAGCACTTCCGGGGTCGCCTCGACCTCAACCGTGCGATGCATCTTGTTGAGGCCCAGGCCGACCAGGGTCGCCCGCTGGGTCTTGTGACGGCGGATCGGCGATCCGGTCTGGGTGATCTTGATGGTTTTGGTCTTTTCCTGGGCCATCATTGTTACTCCGTGACCGCTTCGGCGGTCGCTTCAGCCTCGGCGGCGGCCATGCCTCCACGGCCGAGAAGGTCGGCGACCTTCTTGCCACGGCGCTGCGCGACCGAGCGCGGGCTGGTCTGATCCTTGAGCGCCTCGAAGGTGGCGCGGATCATGTTGTAGGGGTTGGAGGTGCCGACCGATTTGGTCACCACGTCGGCAACGCCCAGGCTTTCGAACACGGCGCGCATCGGGCCGCCGGCGATGATGCCGGTACCGGCCGGGGCGGCGCGAACCGCGACCTTGCCGGCGCCGAAATGGCCCTTGCCGTCATGGTGCAGCGTACGGCCGTCGCGCAGCGGGACACGGATCATGGCCTTCTTGGCGGCGGCAGTCGCCTTGGAGATGGCCTCCGGGACTTCGCGAGCCTTGCCATGGCCGAAGCCGGCACGACCCTTGCCGTCGCCAACGACGACCAGCGCGGCAAAACCGAAACGCTTACCGCCCTTTACGGTCTTCGAGACGCGGTTGATGTGAACCAGCTTTTCGATCAGCTCTTCACCACCGTCGTCGTCGCCACCGCGGCCACCACGGCGATCGTCACGCCGGCCACGGTTGCCACCGCGGTTGTCACGGCCACCGCCGCCACCGCGTCCGCCACGCCCGCCACGCGGACCGCGGCCCTCGGGACGTTCGGCCGGAGCCGTTTCGGCCGCTGCAACCGTCTGCGGAGTCCCTTGGGGATTTTCCGCCGCCGGAGGAGCGCCAGCTTCGGGCGCCTGCGGGGTCTGGGTTTCGTCAGCCATTTAAAACTCCAATCCGCCGTTGCGGGCGGCATCGGCCAGGGCTTTCACCCGGCCATGGAACAGGAAACCGCCGCGGTCGAAGACGACCGAGGAGACGCCCGCCTTCTTGGCGCGCTCGGCCAAGGTCTTGCCGACCTCGGCTGCGCCGTCGCGAGTCCCGCCAGCCTTGCCCTTGAGATCCTTCTCCAGGGTGGAAGCGGACACCAGCGTCTTGCCGGCGGCATCGTCGATGACCTGGGCATAGATGTGGCGGCCCGAACGGTGGACCGAGAGCCGCGGCTTGCCGGCGGCCCGGGCGCGCAGCGCCGTGCGAACACGACGACGGCGGCGATCGAAGAGAGACAGTTTCGCCATGGCTTACTTCTTCTTGCCTTCTTTGCGGAAGATATACTCACCGCGATACTTGATGCCCTTGCCCTTGTAGGGCTCCGGCTTGCGCCAGCGGCGGATTTCGGCGGCCACCTGGCCAACCTTCTGCTTGTCGATGCCGCTGATCTCGACCGTGGTGTTGTCCGGGGTCTTGACCTCGACACCTTCCGGCACCGCATAGTTCACGTCATGACTGTAGCCGAGCTGCAGCTTCAGGGTCTTGCCCTGGGCCTGGGCACGATAGCCGACGCCGGTGATCTCGAGCACCTTCTGGAACCCCTCGGTCACACCGGTGACCAGGTTCTGGACGTTGGTGCGTTGCATGCCCCACGCGGCGCGGTTGCGCTGCGCGTCCATCAGCGGAGTGACGCGGATTTCACCCTCGGCAATCTCATATTTCACGAGATCGTCGAGCAGCGTCATCGACAGCGTGCCCTTGGGGCCTTTCACCGTCAGGGTCTGTCCCTCGATCGAGGCGGAAACGCCCGACGGAGTGGAGACCGGCTTTTTACCGATGCGGGACATTAGAATACCTCCGCCAGCACTTCGCCGCCGACATTCTGGTCGCGCGCTTCCGCGTCCGACAGAACGCCGCGAGGCGTCGACACGATCGTGATTCCGAGGCCGTTGCGAACCCGCGGCAGCTCCTTCGAGCCCGAATAGACCCGGCGCCCCGGCTTCGACACGCGAACCAGGTGCTGGATCGCGGGCTGGCCCTCGAAATATTTGAGCTCGATGCGCAGGCCCTTCTGGCCCGCCAGCTGCTCTTCGGAATAGCCGCGGATATAGCCCTCGCGCTGAAGCACATCGAGCACATAGGCGCGAAGCTTCGACGCCGGCGTCAGGATCGAATCCTTGCGCGCCTGCTGGCCGTTGCGGATGCGGGTGAGCATATCACCCAAAGGATCAGTC comes from the Sphingomonas xanthus genome and includes:
- the secY gene encoding preprotein translocase subunit SecY, which translates into the protein MASAAEQLAANISLASFSKATELKKRLWFTLGALVLFRLLSFVPIPGIDPRALASLFQTQQGGVIDFFNTFSGGSLERMSIIALGVMPYITASIVVQLGGSLYEPWKQLKKEGEVGRKRLNQYTRYLTVLLTTVQGYFIAVGLEGLGASQGIGAVVEPGLLFRVAATVSLVGGTLFLMWVGEQITSRGIGNGVSLIIMAGIVASLPRTLAQLFEGGRSGTMDPLLVFGIVIAVIVLVLFICFMERAQRRVLIQYPKRQTARGMMQQERSHLPLKINTAGVIPPIFASSLLLMPLTVLQFAGGGATDTDSAGNDLLITISTYLQHGAPLYLALYAGGIAFFCFFYTAVQFNSEETSENLKRHGGFIPGIRPGKATEQYFDYLLNRITVIGAAYLVTICLIPEIALSQAGVAFYLGGTSLLIVVNVTMDTVSQIQSHLIAHQYGDLIKKAKLKGGRRR
- the rplO gene encoding 50S ribosomal protein L15 → MKLNELRDNDGARKGRVRVGRGIGSGLGKTAGRGQKGQKSRSGVSIKGFEGGQMPLHMRLPKRGFNNIFAKDFAEVNLGAVQKMIDAGKLDAKKMLDHDALKAAGLARGGKDGVRLLAKGELKTKASFKVAGASKGALDAVEKAGGSVEIVERKDPAALAAAKKGTAKAAAKKA
- the rpmD gene encoding 50S ribosomal protein L30; its protein translation is MAQEKTKTIKITQTGSPIRRHKTQRATLVGLGLNKMHRTVEVEATPEVLGQVRKVAHLLKVED
- the rpsE gene encoding 30S ribosomal protein S5, encoding MADETQTPQAPEAGAPPAAENPQGTPQTVAAAETAPAERPEGRGPRGGRGGRGGGGGRDNRGGNRGRRDDRRGGRGGDDDGGEELIEKLVHINRVSKTVKGGKRFGFAALVVVGDGKGRAGFGHGKAREVPEAISKATAAAKKAMIRVPLRDGRTLHHDGKGHFGAGKVAVRAAPAGTGIIAGGPMRAVFESLGVADVVTKSVGTSNPYNMIRATFEALKDQTSPRSVAQRRGKKVADLLGRGGMAAAEAEATAEAVTE
- the rplR gene encoding 50S ribosomal protein L18, yielding MAKLSLFDRRRRRVRTALRARAAGKPRLSVHRSGRHIYAQVIDDAAGKTLVSASTLEKDLKGKAGGTRDGAAEVGKTLAERAKKAGVSSVVFDRGGFLFHGRVKALADAARNGGLEF
- the rplF gene encoding 50S ribosomal protein L6: MSRIGKKPVSTPSGVSASIEGQTLTVKGPKGTLSMTLLDDLVKYEIAEGEIRVTPLMDAQRNRAAWGMQRTNVQNLVTGVTEGFQKVLEITGVGYRAQAQGKTLKLQLGYSHDVNYAVPEGVEVKTPDNTTVEISGIDKQKVGQVAAEIRRWRKPEPYKGKGIKYRGEYIFRKEGKKK
- the rpsH gene encoding 30S ribosomal protein S8, whose product is MPMTDPLGDMLTRIRNGQQARKDSILTPASKLRAYVLDVLQREGYIRGYSEEQLAGQKGLRIELKYFEGQPAIQHLVRVSKPGRRVYSGSKELPRVRNGLGITIVSTPRGVLSDAEARDQNVGGEVLAEVF